In Cyanobacteriota bacterium, the genomic window TTAGTGGCAGCAATTAATTTATCTTGCTTTGGAGTATCAATGCCATAAAAATCCGGATACTTCACGGGTGGTGAGCTAACCAAGAAATGAACCTCAGTTGCACCAGCTTCAAACAAAGTTTTGATGATTTGTTTAGACGTAGTTCCACGCACAATCGAGTCATCGATCAAAGCAATCCTTTTGCCTTTGATAATTGCATTAAGAGGATTGAGTTTCATTCTCACGCCCATGTCTCTAGTGTGCTGATCTGGTTGAATAAAAGTGCGGTGAATATATCTGTTTTTGACCAAAGCCCATTCAACTGGAATGCCCAATGCTTGTGAATAACCAATTGCCGCAGGAGTCGCAGTATCAGGCACAGCTACAACCATATCAACGTCAAGGGGGAATTCTCTGGCTAAAATCTTACCACTATTTTTTCTGACTTCATAAACAGACTTACCAAGCAAAATACTGTCTGGACGTGAGAAGTAAACAAACTCAAAAATATCCATTTTGAGATCAGAATCTGCAAGTTGTTGTGAACGAACACCATCTTTATTAATTACAACCATCTCACCAGGCTCAATCTCTCTAAGCATTTCAGCGCCACTGGTTTGAAAGGCACAAGTCTCAGAAGAAATGACATAACCATTGTCGCCTATCGTTCCAAATGATAAAGGTCTCACCCCGCAACGATCACGAATCGCAACCAAATTCTCCTTATCCATAACTAAGATCGAAAAGACACCTGTAAAAAGAGGGTAAGCTGCAGCAACAGCATCAGCTAAAGACAAACCATTATTAACATAGTAATTAATTGCAGTCGCCATTAATTCTGAATCATTCAAATGAGCAAACTCAATTCCCTTGTCATCAAGAAATTCCTGAAGCGCAACAAGAGACGGAATATTGCCATTATGAACAAGTGCAAAATTGATCTCAGTTCTCTTACGGCGGTTCCGGCGAATCACCGGCTGAGCATGCTCGCAATCAGCGACCTTGGTTGTAGAATAAAGATTGTGTCCAACAGCAATATGCCCTTTGAGTTTTTTAATATCTTCTTCTGAATAAACGTGAGTCACAAGACCAACGTCTTTATGATAATAAATTTCTTTGCCATCAGTAGTAGCTATTCCAGAGGCTTCTTGCCCCCTATGTTGAAGGGCAAATAATCCGTAAAACGTCAGCCTACTAACATCAAGGTCTTCCCCATATACACCAAAAACAGCACATTTTTCCTTGAGTTTGTCGTCCATTAGGTTAATATTAGCACAAGCTCTCTTGCTATAATTATATTAATCACCGAGAGAGTCCCAGTAAACAATTGAAAAAAATCACACAGAACTGGCTCAAGATAGCCAAATACGATCTCAAAACTGCTGACATTAACTTTAAGGCTGGTCAGTATTTAGCTTCTGTTGAAAAATGCCATAATGCACTTGAAAATTGTTAAAGGGTCTGATTTCAGAACATAACAAGATACCATCAAAAATACATAATTTACTTAAACTCACTTAAATGGCTAGAAAAAAATAAACTAGAATTAGAAAAACTCCTTACTGAATTATATAATCGGATTAAGGATCATTATGAGGTAGATGAGCTTCTACTCTATGGTTCATATGCAAAAGGAACAGCCAATGAATGGAGTGATGTTGATGTCAGTCTTGTTTCACCAAACTTGAAATGCAAAAGTATCCTAGGAGCTTGTCATCCAGCCCAACTTTTTAGCTAGATTTACTCCAAAATATTAGGAACTCATGTTAAGTTGGGCTAGATGCCCAGCTCATAAAGTCAGTTACCAACTCCGCTTCGCTCCGCATGGTAACTGA contains:
- the purF gene encoding amidophosphoribosyltransferase; this encodes MDDKLKEKCAVFGVYGEDLDVSRLTFYGLFALQHRGQEASGIATTDGKEIYYHKDVGLVTHVYSEEDIKKLKGHIAVGHNLYSTTKVADCEHAQPVIRRNRRKRTEINFALVHNGNIPSLVALQEFLDDKGIEFAHLNDSELMATAINYYVNNGLSLADAVAAAYPLFTGVFSILVMDKENLVAIRDRCGVRPLSFGTIGDNGYVISSETCAFQTSGAEMLREIEPGEMVVINKDGVRSQQLADSDLKMDIFEFVYFSRPDSILLGKSVYEVRKNSGKILAREFPLDVDMVVAVPDTATPAAIGYSQALGIPVEWALVKNRYIHRTFIQPDQHTRDMGVRMKLNPLNAIIKGKRIALIDDSIVRGTTSKQIIKTLFEAGATEVHFLVSSPPVKYPDFYGIDTPKQDKLIAATKSVKEIEEYLGATSLYYLSIEGLLESTELAPSNFSTSCFTGDYPVDLLGRAEEVRVVS
- a CDS encoding HEPN domain-containing protein translates to MKKITQNWLKIAKYDLKTADINFKAGQYLASVEKCHNALENC